A region from the Corylus avellana chromosome ca7, CavTom2PMs-1.0 genome encodes:
- the LOC132188504 gene encoding 3beta,22alpha-dihydroxysteroid 3-dehydrogenase codes for MAVFGYLCFPLVVCTVVFFFLIRASRRRRLRLPPGNLGLPFIGETLQLISAYKSENPEPFIDERVNRFGPIFTTHVFGEPTVFSADPETNRFILQNEGKLFECSYPASLSNLLGRHSLLLMKGNLHKRMHSLTMSFANSSIIKDHLLVDIDRLIRLNLDSWTGRVLLMEEAKKITFELTVKQLMSFDPCEWTESLRKEYVLVIEGFFTVALPIFSATYRRAIKARTKVAEALTLIVRQRRKESEAGERKKDMLGALLAGDDGFSDEQIVDFLLALLVAGYETTSTIMTLAVKFLTETPLALAQIKEEHDQIRAKKSEMEPLEWTDYKSMPFSQCVVNETLRVANIIGGIFRRSMTDINIKGYTIPKGWKVFASFRAVHLDRDHFKDARSFNPWRWQDNSGATSPGNVFTPFGGGPRLCPGYELARVELSVFLHHLVTRLSWVPAEEDKLVFFPTTRTQKRYPINVQRRNVSKLYKD; via the exons ATGGCGGTTTTCGGGTATCTCTGTTTTCCTCTTGTTGTCTGTACCgtcgttttcttttttctgatcCGGGCCTCTCGGCGCCGGAGGCTGAGGCTGCCACCTGGCAACCTCGGGCTGCCTTTCATCGGAGAGACTCTGCAACTCATTTCCGCATACAAGTCTGAGAATCCTGAACCCTTCATCGACGAGAGGGTGAACCGGTTCGGACCCATATTCACGACCCATGTTTTCGGCGAACCGACGGTGTTCTCTGCCGACCCGGAGACGAACCGGTTCATTTTGCAGAATGAAGGGAAGCTGTTCGAGTGTAGCTACCCGGCGTCGTTATCGAACCTGCTGGGGAGGCACTCTCTGCTGCTGATGAAGGGAAATCTTCATAAGCGAATGCATTCCCTCACCATGAGCTTCGCCAACTCCTCCATCATTAAGGACCATCTTTTGGTTGATATAGACCGCTTGATCCGGCTCAATTTGGACTCCTGGACCGGCCGGGTCTTACTCATGGAGGAGGCCAAGAAG ATAACATTTGAATTAACAGTAAAGCAGCTGATGAGCTTTGATCCATGTGAATGGACGGAGAGTCTAAGGAAGGAGTACGTGCTAGTGATTGAAGGCTTCTTCACCGTCGCTTTGCCTATCTTCTCCGCCACCTACCGCCGAGCTATCAAA GCAAGAACTAAGGTGGCAGAGGCATTGACCCTGATAGTGAGGCAAAGAAGGAAAGAGAGTgaagcaggagagagaaagaaggacATGTTAGGAGCCCTCTTGGCCGGAGACGACGGTTTCTCCGATGAGCAGATTGTTGACTTCTTACTGGCTCTGCTTGTCGCCGGCTATGAGACTACCTCCACCATTATGACTCTTGCCGTTAAGTTCCTCACCGAGACTCCTCTTGCTCTAGCTCAGATCAAG GAAGAACACGACCAAATTAGGGCAAAGAAGAGTGAGATGGAGCCTCTTGAATGGACTGATTATAAGTCCATGCCATTCTCTCAATGT GTTGTTAATGAAACTCTGCGAGTGGCAAACATAATCGGTGGGATATTCAGGCGATCGATGACCGACATCAATATAAAGG GTTACACAATTCCTAAAGGATGGAAGGTTTTTGCATCATTTCGGGCTGTACATTTGGACCGCGACCACTTCAAAGACGCTCGCTCTTTTAATCCATGGAGATGGCag GACAACTCGGGAGCAACAAGTCCTGGGAATGTGTTCACCCCATTTGGAGGAGGGCCGCGGTTGTGCCCTGGTTATGAGCTTGCTAGAGTAGAGCTCTCCGTCTTCCTCCACCACCTCGTCACCCGTTTGAG TTGGGTTCCTGCTGAAGAAGATAAGCTGGTTTTCTTCCCCACAACCCGGACACAGAAGCGGTACCCGATCAATGTGCAACGTCGAAATGTGTCTAAGCTGTATAAAGACTAA